In Labilibaculum sp. DW002, the genomic window TTCTCACTTTTAAGGAAAAGATCTTTTGCAGGATGACTATTTAAATCAATCTCAGATTTAACATCCTTATTTTCATCTATTAATGGAAAACTTTTTTCCTTTACAAAGGATTCAAAAAATGTTAAATTTAATTTTTTGAGGATTTTAATTCGATTGTTTGGCAATTGAACTAAAATTGCTTGCTCAACAAAAGGTTCAATTAATTGTTCCAATTTAAACGCTTTTTCACCGGTATCTTTATTGGTTTCTCCTCTCTCCGCCTTTAGTACCATCAATGCAGAAGTATTTTTAACAATTTGAACTTCTTTTTCCACACATATTTTCTTACGAAGACCATTTTCATCCTTCTCACTTAATAGGCCTAAAATAACTTTATATGTTCCTTTTTTCTCAAATATATGATTGGTCGCAATACCTTGATCTAAATTACCATCACCATAATTCCAGAAATATTGCTCAATATTAATATTTGGTAAATTTGTTTTTGTAGCTTCAAAAAGAATCTCTTTTCTTGATACTTCTATGTCCTTACTTGAGATATAAGCTTGCTCATAATCTTGAAGTTCAAATTCATATTTTGTTTGTTTCAAGAAAACTTCCCCAGTTTGTTTATCTATTATATTTAGCTCTACAACGTAATTTCCTGGACCATCGTAACAATGTTCAGCTTCTTTTCCCTTTACCTTAACGCCATCACCAAAAACCCATTCGTAATAGGTTTTAGAGGTATCAAGAGGAGTATAATATTCATCGTAGAAAAGAAAACAGTATTCATTTTCTTTAATCGTATCGCAGTTTACAAATTGTGGTATGATTGTAGAAAACTCAAAAATATTATCTCCACCATTTCGATTACTGGAAAGATAGCCACTTTCAAAATTCTTATCGGTTATAAGAGCAAAATCATCAAATTCTGTATTGATTGGCGCATTTAAATGAAGAATATCTTCCCATCTACCATATTTTTGCTGAACTGAAAACAAATCAAGTCCACCAAGACCATCATGTCCATTGGATGCAAAATATAATTCTCCAGAATCTGAAATAAAAGGGAAACTCTCACTCTTCGAAGTATTGACCTTATCTCCCAAATTTTTTGGTTTAGACCATTCTCCATTGTTTAACTCAGACACATAAATATCTAATCCACCATAGCCGCCTGGCATATCGGATGCAAAAAATAAAAGAGAACCCTCCTTATTTATAGAAGGCATAGTAATATGGTAATCTACTCCATTGTATTTAAATGCTTCAGGCTCTGACCATAAATCATCTTTAAAGTTAGAAGTGAACAAGCCTAACTTATTTCTTTCATCCTTAACATCTCTTTTTTTGCTGTTTACCACATTATTTCTTGAATAAATAATGGTCGAATCATTATTTGTAAAGCACGCTGGACCATCATTAAAATTGGTCATTAATTCTAATGATAAAAGCTTAGGCTTACTTCCTATGCTATCCCCTTTTGTAGGAACATAAAACATATTGAACAACTCTTTATCTTCGGGCGTAGAAAAAGTAACAAACAGATCTGTTCTTTGGTTAGAGCAAAAAACAAGACCTTCCTTATAATATATGGCAGAATATTCATCATCTACAGTATTGCAAAATGATGCCATATCTACTTTGTAATTTAGATTCTGACCAACCAAACAAAATGGTTTAACCAAAATATATAATAACAATGTGAGTAAAAATCTATTCATATCAATTCTATTTACAAGCTATAGATTTCTTGGACTGTGTACTTTAATGGTGTATTTAAAATCATAACGAAGCATTACCTCATGAGAACCCTTTCGATATTGATTAATCTTTGTTGAATTGAAATCTCGAACATAACCCAAACTAAACTGTCTGTTTAACTGCATTTGAAACATACCTTTATACACCTTTTGTTCGCTATCAAACGCCATTCCAACTGAATATTTATCCATATAAATCAATCTATTCATAAAAATAAAATCTGCGTTATCCGATTTTTGATATTTCAACATTATACTAGGAACGTATTTAAATTGTTGCTCTAAATCGAAAATATAATCACCAGTAAGAATATAAGTATACTTAGCGAAATCATTTTTGATCATGTATTTGTCTTTGGTAGAGTTAAATGTGTAAGAAAGCATATGTGGCAATGAGAATCCTACATGATACTTCTTTGTTGAATAATACACTCCTAAACTAACTTCTGGTATTAAATAAGTTGGTGAGTTGTTTTGAATCAAATCATCGTTAGGATCGTTCGCACGCAATTCTGCCCATGCCGAATTTAACATGATAAATCCACCTCCTAATCCAAGATTAAGAGTTCCTTCCCTCATTTTTATTTTAAAGGAATAGTCGCCAATTATACTTGTTTCACTACTTACACCTATTTGATTATTAATTACTGATAATCCCAAGCCCATATTCTGCTTTCTCATTGGAGTATGAGCTGAAAATGTTAATGTTTTAGGAGCTCCACTAAAACCAACCCACTGATTTCGGTACATTAGATTAGCTGTTAGAGCATCACCTGTGCCGGCTACTGCAGGATTAAGAGCCAAAGGATTAAAAATAAACTGATTCGTAAGAAGAGGATTCTGTCCAAATAAATAGAACGGAGCAAGAAGCCATATTATAATAACTAATGTTTTTCTCATTCTATCTCTTTATCACAATGTAACCTTTGTAAATTTTACCATCATTTAATTCTAAAACATAAAAATAGGTGTCAACAACCAAATCAGTACCATTTCGATCTTTACCATTCCAATCATTTCGATAGTCTGTAGAGGTATATACTTCTATTCCTCTTCTATCAAGAATCGTTAAACTGATATTTTCCAGATTCTCCAGGCCTCTTATTTTAAAGAATTCATTATTCTGATCGCCATTTGGAGTAATTACATTCGGTATAAATATCTTGGATACTGCTATTTTAATTTCGTCAGAATCAACACAAAAGCTATTCGTTTCTATCCATTCTAAAATATTTTCACCAATTCCTAATTCAGTCACATGTGTACTTGGTGAAAATCGGTCAGAAATAGTAGCATTTCCTTTAATAAGGAACCATTCTCCTGTTCCTATTGTTGATAGTTGAGCATTAAGTTCTGTTTTTTCAGCATATTCCAGACTTAAATCAATGCCTGCATTGGCTATCGGTTGTTTTGCAAATTCAACTGTTATATTATCCTGATCCGTGCAAATACCATTCAACTCTGTCCATGAAAACTGGTAAGTGCCATATTCATCAACCATTACTTTCGCATCGGGATCATTTTCGTTAGGTACAAAAATTACATTGCCTTGACCGTTAATTTTATTCCAACTACCTATTCCCGCACTAGATATAGCATTCAATTGAAATTCTAAGCTACAAGACTCTCCATTAGTTCCCGCATTTGCATTAGGTTGTTCATAAAAGTTAATGGTTATGTCATCAGAATTAGAGCATACTCCATTATTTTCAGTCCATGTAAACGTATAGCTACCATAAGTATCTACCACAACCTGTGCATTTGGATCATTTGAGTTTGGTGTATAGCTAGCATTCCCATTTCCAGAAGAAATAGCCCAAGTTCCTATTCCTGCACTGGCATTCGCAGATAGATTATAAGTTAAGCCACAAACATCACTACCTGAACCGGCATCTGAATTCGGTTGCAAATAAAAATTTACTATGATAATATCTGAATCACTGCATACTCCATTTGTTTCTTTCCATTCAAATTGATAAGTATCAAATCGATCTACATTAACAATTGCATTAGGATCACTTTTGTTAGGAGTAAAAGTTGCTAAACCAACACCTCCAACTTGAATCCATTCCCCAACTCCTACACTAGGAATCGCAGTCAAATTAAAGTCTAAATCGCACTCATCACCTCCCAAACCTGCATTCGCAATAGGTTGCTCATAAAGATTCACTATGATTTCATCTGTATCTGAACATGTTCCATTCGTTTCTGTCCAAGATAATTTATAAGATCCATAAAGATCAGCGCTAACAATAGCGTTCGGATCGTTTTCATTAGGTGAAAAAATCAAATTTCCTGGGCCAGAAACTTTTGTCCAAGTTCCAAGACCAACACTAGATTTTGCTGTAAGTTGATAATCCAAATCACATTCATCACCTCCAATACCAGCATCAGTATTTGGCTGCTCATAATAATTAACAGTAATTATTTCACTATCCTCGCAACCATCGTTAGATTCCGACCATTGTAGTTGGTAAGTTCCATAGGAATCAGCAGAGGCAACTGCGTTTGCAGTATTTTCATTTGGTGTGAAATTTATATTCCCTGGTCCAGTAACTTTAGTCCAAATACCTGTCCCTACACTTGGAATCGCAGACAAAGTGAAGTCAAGATCACATTCATCACCACCAGAACCTGCATTTACAACAGGACCAGAAGATATGGTAAGTATCATATTATCGACCGCTGCAACACAAGATGGATTACTTACCGTTTTGGTTAAAGTTATTACTCCGGTATCACTAATACCACGTATATAAATCGGATTTTCAATCGAATTATCGTTAAAACTTCCATCTCCACTAGTAGACCAAACTATTGATCCATTTGTTGACGTACTGCCCATAATCTGATATGATGGGCCACATAATTTATCATCTAAACCAGCATTAGAAGATGGTGCTGTATTATAATTTACAGTGATATCAGCAGTACTTAAACACGTAGCGTTGCGAATTGTCCAACGATACACATAAGTTCCATAAATATCGGCGGTGGCTATAGAATTTCCATTATTAACTGCACTAAAAATGCTAGTGCCAGGACCTGATAATTGAGACCATTCTCCAATCCCAATAAGAGGAATATTTCCATTTAAGGGATTGCTATTTAATAATTCACAATGATTCTGATCAGGACCAACTGTTGCCGTGCTTGGAGCCTCTTTATATTCTATTGTAACATCGTCAAAACTCGGAACGCAAGAGCCATTACTAATTGACCAACGATATACGTAAACTCCGTACGTGTCGGCGCTTGCAGTTGAATTTCCATTATTTGGCAAACTAAAAATTGTTGTCCCTGGACCCGAAACTTGCGTCCAATTACCAATACCAATAGTTGGAGTATTTCCGCCCAAACTCGCACTACTTAATACACCACAAATAAATTGATTTGTACCAGTTGATGCAATTGTAGGCTTGTCGTTATATGTAACTCTTATTTCTTCAAAGGTAGAACATGTTCCATTTGCAATGGTCCATCGGTAAATGTAAGTTCCGTAAGAATCAACTAAGGCAGTTGTATTCCCATTTGAAACATCTGCAAAAGTTGTTGATCCTGGGCCTGATATTTGTGACCAATTTCCAATTCCAATAACTGATGCATTACCACCTAAATTATTACTTGTGAAAGTTTCACATAAATCTTGATCCATTCCAACAGTTGCAACTGTCGGTATTTCATAATAAGTAACAGAAATATCGTCATAATTTGCAGAACAGATTCCGTTACTGATTGACCAACGATAAATATAGGTGCCGTAAGTATTTGCTGTAGCAGTAGAATTTCCATCGTTAACAGAACTAAAAACTGTCGATCCAGGTCCAGAAACCTGTGACCAAGTTCCAATTCCAACTGAAGGTGTATTTCCTCCTAAAGCATTAGAAGAAGATAAACCACAAATATCTTGATTTAATCCAACATTTGCCGCAGAAGGTTGTTCGTAAAAAGTAACAATCAGTTCTGCTGTAGATGATACACAAGGTCCACTCGTTAATGTCCATCTGTATGTGTAACTTCCATAAGTATCTGCTGTAACCGTTGCATTACCATCATTTTCATCGCTAAACACACTAGAACCAGGTCCAGAAACCTGTGACCAAGTTCCATCTCCTAAGCTTGGCGAATTACCCGCCAGAATTAAACTTGTTAAGGTTCCACATCTCTCCTGATTGCTTCCTACTGTAGCAACTTCTGAATTATCGTAGTATGTTACTGTAACATCAGCAGTTGATGAAGTACAGGTCCCATTTGTTATTGTCCATCTATAAACGTACGTTCCATAATTAGAAACTGTAGCAATGGCATCTCCTAAATTACTATTGCTAAAAGTGCTTAAGCCTGGACCTGACTCTTGATACCAAGTTCCGATACCAGCTGTTGGTGTATTTCCTCCTAAAGGTAAACTTGTTTTAACTCCACATCTTTCTTGGTCAGTTCCGACAGAAGCAATGCTTGGAGTTTCCAAAAAATTAACTGTTATTTCATCCTGATCTGAGCAAGTACCATTTACTTCCGTCCATCTCAATGTGAAAGATCCATAGGTATCTGATGTTACGGTAGCATTTGGGTCATTAGCATTTGGTGAAAAGCTTAGATTTCCTGTTCCAGATACTTTTGTCCAAGTTCCCGTTCCTACGCTTTGTGTTGCTGACAAATTAAAGTCAAAATCACATTCATCACCTCCAGAACCAGCATTAGCGATTGGCTGCTCATAAAAATTAACTGTTATTTCATCCTGATCTGAGCATGTTCCATTTACTTCTGTCCATCTTAATGTGAAGGATCCATAGGCATCGGATGTTACGGTAGCGTTTGAATTATTAGCATTTGGTGAAAAGCTAAGATTACCAGTGCCTGAGATTTTTGTCCAAGCTCCCGTTCCTACGCTTGGAGTTGCAGATAAAGTAATATTTAAATCACATTCATCACCTCCAGAACCAGCATTAGCAATAGGCTGCTCATAAAAATTAATTGTTATTTCATCCTGATCTGAGCAAGTACCATTTACTTCTGTCCATCTTAATGTGAAAGATCCATAGGTATCTGATGTTACAGTAGGGTTTGGATCATTAGCATTTGGTGAAAAGCTTAGACTTCCTGTTCCTGAGATTTTTGTCCAAGTTCCTGTTCCAACACTTGGCGTTGCAGACAAAGTAATATTTAAATCACATTCATCACCTCCAGAACCAGCATTAGCAATAGGTTGCTCATAAAAAATAACTGTTATTTCATCCTGATCTGAACAAGTACCATTTACTTCTGTCCATCTTAATGTGAAGGATCCATAGGTATCTGATGTTAGAGTAGCGTTTGCATCATTTGCATTAGGTGAAAAGCTAAGATTTCCTGTGCCTGAGATTTTTGTCCAAGTTCCTGTTCCAACACTTGGCGTTGCAGATAAAGTAATATTTAAATCACATTCATCACCTCCAGAACCAGCATTAGCAATAGGCTGCTCATAAAAATTAACTGTTATTTCATCCTGGTCTGAGCAAGTTCCATTTACTTCCGTCCATCTTAATGTGAAAGTTCCATAGGAATCGGATGTTACGGTAGCGTTTGGATCATTAGCATTTGGTGAAAAACTTAGATTTCCTGTGCCTGATACTTTTGACCAAGTTCCTGTTCCTACGCTTTGTGTTGCTGACAAATTAAAGTCAAGATCACACTCATCTCCTCCTGAGCCAGCATTAGCGATAGGCTGCTCATAAAAATTAACTATTATTTCATCCTGGTCTGAGCAAATACCATTTACTTCCGTCCATCTTAACGTGAAGGAACCATAGGTATCTGATGTTACAATAGCGTTTGAATCATTAGCATTTGGTGAAAAACTTAGATTTCCTGTACCTGATACTTTCGTCCAGTTTCCTGTTCCAACACTTGGCGTTGCAGATAAAGTGAAATTTAAATCACACTCACTTCCTCCTGAGCCAGCATTAGCAATAGGCTGTTCTTGGAAATCTATAGTAAGTTCCGCAGAAGAAGACACACATGGTCCATTTGTTAATGTCCATCTGTACTGATAGCTACCATAGGTATCAACTGTAACGGTTGAATTTCCATTATTTGCATCACTAAATACACTTGAACCTGGGCCTGATAATTGTGACCAAGTTCCAATCCCAACACTTGGAGCATTTCCTCCAAGAATCAAACTAGTTAACGTTCCACATCTTTCCTGATCACTTCCAACAGTTGCAGCATCAGAGTCCTCATAATAAGTTATCGTTACATCGGCACTTGATGAAGTACAAGTGCCATTCGTAATTGTCCATCTGTAAACGTATGTTCCATAATTAGAAACAGTAGCAATTGCATTAGCTAAATTATCATCACTAAAAGTGCTTAATCCTGGGCCCGATTCTTGAGACCAAGTTCCAACACCAATTGTAGCTACATTTCCCCCTAAAGCAAGGCTTGTTTTTACCCCACATCTATCTTGATCGGCTCCAACACTTGCTACTGTTGGGGTTTCATAGTAATTTACAGTTACATCAGCAGTAGTTGAAGAACACGTTCCATTACTGATTGTCCAACGATATACATAAATTCCAAATTGAGTTGGTTTAGCGGTTGCGTTACCTAGATTCACATCGCTAAATGTTGTTGACCCTGGACCAGAAACCTGAGACCAAGTACCTATCATTGGCGAAGTTGGATCATTACCTCCTAGGGATGCGCTCTGAGTTGTAAGGATATCAGAACTACAAATATTTTGATCTGTTCCAACCGTTGCAGGAGCAGGTGATTCTAAAAAGTTAACACTTATATCCGCAGTTGAAGATGTACAAGTTCCATTACTGATCGTCCAACGATATACATAGTTTCCATACTGCGTAACGGTAGCTGTTGAATTTCCTAAAAGATCATTACTAAATATCGTTGTTCCTGAACCAGATACTTGTGACCATACTCCACTGCCTACTGTTGGTGTATTTCCACCTAAACTGGCACTTGTTAATACTGCGCAATATTCTTGATCAGCACCAGTACTTGCTATCGATGGTGTTTGATAATAATTTAAAGTTACATCAGCAGTAGTTGAAGCACACGTTCCATTACTAATTGTCCACCTGTACACATACACACCAAATTGATCAGGTTTAGCTGTAGAACTTCCTGAATTTGAATTACTGAATGTTGTTGATCCTGGTCCAGAAACCTGAGACCAAGTACCTGTCATTGGCAAAGTTGGATCATTACCTCCTAAGGATGCGCTCTGCGCTGTAAGAATATCAGAACTACAAATATCTTGATCTGCTCCAACTGTCGCGAGAACTGGTGATTCAAAAAAGTTAACTGTAACATCCGCAGTAGTTGGTGTACAGGTTCCATTACTTATCGTCCAGCGATAAACATAAGTTCCAAATTGAGTTGGTTTAGCTGTTGCGTTACCTAGATTAACATCGCTAAATGTTGTTGATCCTGGACCAGAGAACTGAGACCAAGTACCTATCATTGGCAATATTGGCGTATTTCCCCCTAAGGATGTACTTTGAATTGTAAGAATATCCGTAGCACAAATATTTTGTTCTGAACCAACTGTTGCTGATATTGGAGATTCATAAAAATTTACGATAATATCAGCAGTTGTCGATGCACAAACTCCATTACTTATTGTCCAACGATAAACATAGGTACCATATTGAGTTACCGTAGCTGTTGAAGTTCCTAAAATGCTATTATTAAATATTGTTGTGCCAGAGCCAGATACTTGTGTCCACAATCCACTTCCAGAGCTTGGTGTATTTCCATCTAGGCTCGTACTTGTTAAAACACCGCAATTATCTTGATCTGTTCCTACACTTGCTGTTGTAGGTGGCTCTTCGTAATTCACAGTAACATCTGCCGAACTTGATGCACAGGTTCCATTACTTATTGTCCAGCGGTATACGTAAGTGCCATAGTCACTAGCAGTAGCGGTCGAACTACCTGAATTAGGCGCACTAAAAGTACTTGTGCCCGTTCCAGAGAACTGTGTCCAAGTTCCTGTTCCTATGCTTGGATTATTTCCTCCTAGACTAGTACTTATTTTGTCACAATTGTCTTGATTTAGTCCTACGCTTGCAACATCTGGAGTTTCATAATAATTTACTGTAATATCAGCAAAACTTGAGCAGGCTCCATTTACTATAGTCCATCGATATACATATGAACCATATTGGGTAGCTGTGGCAGTAGAACTACCAGAATTTTCATCTCCAAAAATTGTTGAACCTGGACCAGATATTTGACTCCATGTGCCAACACCTACAACAGGAGTATTTCCACCAAAACCAGAACTAAGAAGGCCTCCACATACATTACGTGTTCCTCCAACCGTAGCGGTAGTAGGTGCAGCAATGAAACTTACATTTACATCAGCTGTTTTAACAATACATGGTCCGTTGCTTATAGTCCATCTGTACACGTAATCTCCTACTGCATCAACAGTTGCGGTTGATGTTCCTAAATTTGCATCACTAAAAATTGTTGTACCCGGGCCTGAAACTTGTGACCAAGTTCCTATACCTATATCTGGAACATTACCTCCAAGCGCTTCACTAACAAATGTACCGCATGAATTCTGTGCAGAACCAACACTTGCATCGGATGGCGTTTCAAAAAAGTTAACAACTAATGTATCTATTGAATAACAGGAGCCATTAGATACCTCTAAATTAAACACATATCTTCCATAACTGGAAACTCCTACATTAGAAACAAATCCTGTTGGAGAAGCTATTATTGCCATTCCTGGGCCCGATTTTATAGACCACAAACGATCTCCAACACTAGGATTTTTAATCGAAATTGTTGTAAGGAGACCACAAATATCCTTATCATCTTCAGGCGACGCGAAAGTAGGAGTTGAAAAGTCAACATTAATCTTATCTGAACTCTCGCAAGTTCCATTAGTGACTGTCCAAGTAAATTCATAAATACCGGTATCATCGACAGAAACTGTGGCATTTGGTGTAAATTCATTTGGTGCGAAAGTAGCATTTCCTGAACCTCCTGTTTTAGTCCATGTACCTGCACCAACACTTGGGCTTACTGCAGAAAGAAGATAATCGTAACCACACTGATCGCCACCAGTTCCTGCATCAGCAATCACATCAGCACATGCGCCAGATGAACAAATTTGAAAATCACCTGTTATATTTCCTTGATCATATACTCTAATATAAAGGATTTCACCAGCAGTTCTACCCGTAAAGCTTCCAGATGTTAATGCAAAAGCTGGATTTACCGATTCAAAACAGCCTATTTCTGTTAAATTGTCACATGTCCCCTGATAAACGGTAAAATTCACTTTATTTAACCAATCTGTTGTTCTTAAAGTAAATGCTTCAATCGTAATTTCTCCAGAACTTGGAACAATTGCTGTAAACCATACATCTGCTCCTGAATAACTGCCACAAGACGGAACATCAACTCCACTATCACTAGCATCTATATTAGAATAGGTTGCATATGTGCAGGTTAAGTTGGTTGTTATAGGTGTTGCACTACATGGATTATCGTTCGAAGGAGGTGCCGGAAAACTGGCTATATATGGCGCTGAAGTATCAAATATTGATGTATCATGAGCAGAAAGTTTACCTATTCCCACTATCATACCAACAGCAAATAATAAAAAAATAACTACTAAAAGTAGATGTCTTTTCATAAATTAATTATTTGAATTAATCACAAGTAACTATAAATAATAATTAAGCAAAATCAAAGATATGCATAATACCCTTGATTTCACTTATCATTATTATAATAATAAGGTCAATTTACAATCCAATATATTTTACAGTCCCAACCCGAATAAGTTAAGTGTAGAATAATAAATACGAGATAAGAACAATTTTGTTCCTTTCTAAAAATAGCATATTCTACAGATAAAATAATTGATCATTAAAAATAAAGAAAAGAATGAGAAGTACAAGCTATTAAATGATCTCTAATGGTAAAGTTTGCAGGTTATAAATTGCAATGAAAAAAGAGATTTTAAATTATAGCGTTTTATTCTGAACTAATTACCTGAGAAGGGCATCCATTTACTCATCCCTAATCGCCTCAATAGGACGAACTTCCATTGCTCTTTTTGCAGGTATAACTCCAGCAAACAAACCTGCAAAAATCAAAATAGTTAAAGCAATCATGGCAATAGAGAAATCGACTTCAGGATTGGTAAACATGGAATTATCTCCCCCACCATTTTCTATTGCTTTATTGATCAGCTCAAGAATTACCACACCGAAAACTAAACCAAACCATCCAGCAATAGCTGTTAGTACAACTGATTCAGTAATTACTGAACTGATAATCATTGAAGGTGATGCACCAATGGCTCTTTGAATACCAATTTCTTTGGTTCGTTTTTTTACAATGAACAACATGATATTACTCACCCCTATAATACCGGCCATTAATGTTCCAATACCAACAATCCAGATTAGACCAGAAATTCCCATAAAGAGTTGATTGATTTTAATAAATTCTTTCTCAACATTATGAGACCCAAAAGCCCTCGTATCTTCAGGGTGTATTGTATGGCGCCTTCTTAGCAGTGATTTAACTTTTTCTTCAACGTAAGTTGCTGTGTATTCTTCTTTTGAGGTAATTGAATAATGCCCTACAATAGTTCCGTAATTATAGGTTTTTTGAAGGGTGGTAAAAGGAATAAATACGCATTGATCTTGCCATTCGCCCCAACCTTGATTGTGCATCGATTTATAAGTTCCCACAACTTGAAAATATACTCCGTGAATTTTAATGTATTCCCCTATTGGTTCCTCGCCCTCTTCAAATAAAACTTCTACAACGCGTTTTCCTATTACTGCAATTTTTCTACTTTCATTTATATCCACTTGATTTAAAAATCGTCCTTTAATCATGGTCACTGGATCAATCTTATTCACATCAGGCACATCACCCAGA contains:
- a CDS encoding PorP/SprF family type IX secretion system membrane protein, with amino-acid sequence MRKTLVIIIWLLAPFYLFGQNPLLTNQFIFNPLALNPAVAGTGDALTANLMYRNQWVGFSGAPKTLTFSAHTPMRKQNMGLGLSVINNQIGVSSETSIIGDYSFKIKMREGTLNLGLGGGFIMLNSAWAELRANDPNDDLIQNNSPTYLIPEVSLGVYYSTKKYHVGFSLPHMLSYTFNSTKDKYMIKNDFAKYTYILTGDYIFDLEQQFKYVPSIMLKYQKSDNADFIFMNRLIYMDKYSVGMAFDSEQKVYKGMFQMQLNRQFSLGYVRDFNSTKINQYRKGSHEVMLRYDFKYTIKVHSPRNL
- a CDS encoding PKD domain-containing protein, which codes for MNRFLLTLLLYILVKPFCLVGQNLNYKVDMASFCNTVDDEYSAIYYKEGLVFCSNQRTDLFVTFSTPEDKELFNMFYVPTKGDSIGSKPKLLSLELMTNFNDGPACFTNNDSTIIYSRNNVVNSKKRDVKDERNKLGLFTSNFKDDLWSEPEAFKYNGVDYHITMPSINKEGSLLFFASDMPGGYGGLDIYVSELNNGEWSKPKNLGDKVNTSKSESFPFISDSGELYFASNGHDGLGGLDLFSVQQKYGRWEDILHLNAPINTEFDDFALITDKNFESGYLSSNRNGGDNIFEFSTIIPQFVNCDTIKENEYCFLFYDEYYTPLDTSKTYYEWVFGDGVKVKGKEAEHCYDGPGNYVVELNIIDKQTGEVFLKQTKYEFELQDYEQAYISSKDIEVSRKEILFEATKTNLPNINIEQYFWNYGDGNLDQGIATNHIFEKKGTYKVILGLLSEKDENGLRKKICVEKEVQIVKNTSALMVLKAERGETNKDTGEKAFKLEQLIEPFVEQAILVQLPNNRIKILKKLNLTFFESFVKEKSFPLIDENKDVKSEIDLNSHPAKDLFLKSENREKQKSNEQIQLVEEELKLLSKQFDYNFIDQKANLIKEKANPILTRLLQIIMKNPMIELKIGFHVRVASSSDFDIASASANLIQDYLISEGVEKYRLRTAVYGISAEEKKSVSSERVEFIVIKE